Within the Chromobacterium paludis genome, the region GGTATGGCCTGGCGTCCAAGCCGCGCTACGGGCTACGAGCTTTGGTAGGGCGGAAGCCTCGGCCTGCCGGGGCGTTCCGCCATTTAGCCAAGCGGAAGGCGGAACGCCCCTGAAGGGGCTTCCGCCCTACGCGGGCACCCAGCCATACGGGTTCGAAACACGCAATGAAAAACGCACCGGTAAACCCGGTGCGTTTTGCTTTGGCGCGAGAGACTCGGCGCTTATTCGATGCGCAGCCTTTGTCCCGCGCCGCCGCCGCGCCGTTTCGGCAGGTTCAGCAGCAACACGCCGTTTTCATACTTGGCGCTGGCCGCTTCGCGGTCGATGTCTTGCGGCAGCTGGAAGCTGCGCGACACCATGCCGTAGTAGCGTTCGCTGCGCAGGCTTTGCTGCTCCTGCTTTTGCTCGTCGCACTGTTTCACTTCGGCCTTGATCGTCACCAGCGGGCCGTCGATCTCGACGTGGATGTCCTCCTTGCCGACGCCGGGCAGTTCGGCCTCAACCTGGTAAGCCTGCTCGGTTTCTTTCACGTCCATCTTGATTTGCGCCGGCAGCGCGTCGCCATGCAGCGGCTTGATGAAGAAGCCGGGGGTGAAGTCGCGGAAAAATTCGTCAAACAGGCTATGGCGGCTGGGCAACATGCTCATTTGCTTCTCCTTTCCTATCAGTGGCTTACGGCGGTTGCCGTCCTGTTATGGAAGATAGGGCGCATGACGCCGGTTTCAAGTGGCCGCCAGCCCTCGGGCTTGATTCAGGTCAAATCAAGCGCGCAGCCACAGCCCGGCGAAATCGGTCCAGCCGTTGCCGCCCAGCTGCAGGCCCGCCAGCTGAGGGCTGGCGCGATGGCCGACTTTTTCATGCGACAGCGGAAGCAGCCAGCCTTCGGCCACCAGCCAGTCGCCTGCCCGCCGATAGCCCTCCTGGCGCGCGGAAAATGCCGGCTGGCCCTGCAGCTGGCGCATCTCGCCAGCCAGTCGGCCGGCGGCGGCATGGTCCAGGCCCAGGCGCAAGGTGCTGCAGCCGCTCAGCCATTCATACATGCCGTAGTCGCGGTCGTCGTGCAGGATTTCGCTGCACAGGATCAGGTCCGCTTGCGGCCGCCAGGCGGCGGAGTCGAAGAATTCGCGGCGCGTCAGGCAGCGCGCCACCAGGTCCACGCCCAGCGGCGACAGCCTTTGCGCCAGGGCGGCGGCCAAGGACGGGAAGCAGGGCAGGTCGTAATGAAACAGCGTCAGCGTCTGGCTGGACAGGCGCGGCGGCGCGGCAGATACCGGCCGTGGATGGGTCCAGCCGGGCTGCAGGCCCAGCGCCGGCTGACGCGCCTCGCTGGACGCTATCGGGTGCGGCGAGGCGAGGTAGCTCATCAGCGGCAGGCGTTGTTCGTCCGGTATGGCCGCGCCGCCAGGCGGGATCAGCAAATAGGTGCAGGCCGATTGCAGCATGGTGGCGCCGTTTTGGGTGCCGTATTCCAGCCGCAGATGGTAGTCCTGCTCGTTTGGCGAGGGGATGATCCACAGTTCGATCGCGTCCAGCAGCGCGCGCTCGCGGTAATGCCGGTCGAAGGCGGCCAGCTTCAGTCGCTGCGGGCTGTGCAGCTCGACGCGGAACGGCCCGCTGCCCACCGGCAGGCGCGCGAAGTCCGCGCCGCGCCGCTGCGGCACGATGGAGGCGTTGGCGGTGGCCAGCCGTTGCGGCCACAGGTAGTCCGCCTCGTCCAGCTGGCAGCTGAAAGACCAGGCGTCGTGGATGTCCACGCGGTTTAGATGAGCGTACAGCGAGTGATAGGGATTCTCCGGGCCTTTCAGGCGCAGCAGGCTGGCGGCGGCGGTTTCGGCGTCCAGCGCGGCGCCGTCGTGAAAGCGCAGCCCGGGCCGCAGCCAGAAGCGCCAGCCGCGCCCATCCGCATCGCTTTCCCAGTGGTGGGCCAGCGCGGGGCGCAGGCTTTTTCCTTGTTTGTCGTGCCGGCACAGCCGGTCGAACACTTGCCGCACCAGATGGGATTCCAAGCGTGAATTGACCAGCAGCGGGTCCAAGGTCAGCGGCGCGTGCGGAATGGGGATGCGCAGGCTGCGGCCGCTATCGCCGGCGCCCAAATGGGCGGGCAGCGCGGCCAGCAGCTGCTGCTGCCGGGCCGGCTCCAAGCGTGAGAAGGCCTGCTCCAGCTGGCCGCGCGCCAGCATGTCCTGCAGCTGTTGCCAGTCCAGCCCGTCCGGCGTTTGCGCGAGCCGCAGGGTGGAGCGATGGCCGCGGCCGCGGCCCGGCTGCCATTCCAGCCAGCCCAGCTCGCGCATCCTGGCCAATTGCAGGCGCGCGTTGCGCTCGCTGCAGCGCCACAACCGGGCCAGCTGCGGCAGGCCGGGCTGGGACGGGGTTTCGCCAAAGGCCTGATAGAGCAGCTGATATTGTTGGCGCAGGCGCATCGCGGCTCCTCAATAAAAGGGAAGTATTGATATTGGATTATATCCATTTTTACATTCCTCTTTTTTGGCCATACTGCTTTCGTTCCAATTGTTTTCAAGGTATTGCCGTGTCGCCGCACTCCCCCGCTGTCCGCCGCATTCTGTTGTCGTCCTTTCTGCTATCGCTGTCGCGCGCCGCGATCACGCCCTTGCTGGTGCTGACCTTGGCCAGGCAGCTTGGGCTGAGCCTGCAAGCCACTGGCGGCCTGCTGGGCGCGGTGTTGCTGGCCACGGCCTTGTTTGGCGTGTACGGCGGCTACTGGCTGGACAGGCTGCCGCGCGGACCGGCCTTGCGCGCGGCGGCGGTGTTGATGGGGCTGGGCAGCGCGCTGCTGCCCTATGCGCATGGTTACGCGGCGGTGGTGGCGGCGCTGGCGGCTGGCGAGCTGGCGATGACGCTGTACGGCATCGCGGTGAAGGCGATATTGAGTGATCTGGCGGAGGAATCGCAACGCGGCAGGGTGTTTTCCCTGCGCTATACCCTGGCCAACGCGGCCTGGGCGGTGGGGCCGCTGTTGTGCAGCGCCGCGCTGCTGTGGAACGAGCTGGCGCCGTTCTGGCTGGGCGGCGCGCTGGCGCTGGCCGGATGGCTGACCCAGCCGCGGCTGCCGTCGTTCCCGCGCGATATGGCGGCGCTGCCGGATGGCTTCGCCGCCACCTTGCGTACTTTGGCCGGCGACCGCGTGCTGGTGTGGTTCACGGCCAGCAGCCTGCTGGCCTATGTCGTGTATGGCCGCTTCTCCAGCTATCTGCCGCTCTATCTATTGACACGGATGGATGAGGCCGACGCCATGCGCTGGATGTCCGCCTTGATCAGCTGCAACGCCATCGTGGTGGTGGCGCTGCAATATCCGTTGGGGCGGCTGCTCAAGCCCAGGCGGCTGATCCGCTCCATCGTCGGCGGCTTCTTGTTGGTCGGTGCCGGCATGCTGTGGCTGGGCGCGGTGGACAGCCTGCCGATGATGTGCGCGGGCATCGCCCTGTTCACGCTGGGCGAAGTGGTGCTGGTGCCGGCGGAGTATCTTTACATCGACGCCATCGCGCCGGAGGCGCTGAAGGGCAGCTATTACGGCGCGCAAAACCTCGCCTCGCTGGGCGGCGCGCTGGGGCCGGCGCTGGCCGGCGCGCTGCTGGCGCATGGTCCGGCCTGGCTGCTGTTTGCCGTCTTGGCCATGCTGTGCGTGCTGGGCGCGGGGCTGGCGCTGTTCGGCGATAGGCTGCGTTTGCAACGTGCCGCCCCGGCTGCGGCTGCCGATGCTTCCGCTTTGCCGGCTTCTTTGTCATGATCAAGCGTTTGCTTGAATCGCTGCGCAGACGGCGACGGCATGATCCAACGAGGAAGCCATGGAGAAACTGCAACAGGATTTGTACGTGCCGGTGGGCCAGGACGAGCGGCTGTTCGTCAAGCGCATAGGCCGCGCCGGCGGCGCGCCGGTATTGATGGTGCACGGGGTGATGGCCAACGGCCGCATCTTTTATACCGATTCCGGCAAGGGCTTGGCCCACTTTCTGGCCGACGCCGGCTACGACGTCTACGTGGCGGACTTGCGCGGCCGCGGCAACAGCACGCCCAAGATCGGCCCGCATAGCCGCCACGGTCAAACAGAAACCATCTGCGAGGATTTGCCGGCCTTGCACGCCTTTGTGCGCGGCATGAGCGGCGGCCAGCGCGTGCACTGGATGGCGCACTCCTGGGGCGGCGTGCAT harbors:
- a CDS encoding Hsp20/alpha crystallin family protein, with product MSMLPSRHSLFDEFFRDFTPGFFIKPLHGDALPAQIKMDVKETEQAYQVEAELPGVGKEDIHVEIDGPLVTIKAEVKQCDEQKQEQQSLRSERYYGMVSRSFQLPQDIDREAASAKYENGVLLLNLPKRRGGGAGQRLRIE
- a CDS encoding MFS transporter → MSPHSPAVRRILLSSFLLSLSRAAITPLLVLTLARQLGLSLQATGGLLGAVLLATALFGVYGGYWLDRLPRGPALRAAAVLMGLGSALLPYAHGYAAVVAALAAGELAMTLYGIAVKAILSDLAEESQRGRVFSLRYTLANAAWAVGPLLCSAALLWNELAPFWLGGALALAGWLTQPRLPSFPRDMAALPDGFAATLRTLAGDRVLVWFTASSLLAYVVYGRFSSYLPLYLLTRMDEADAMRWMSALISCNAIVVVALQYPLGRLLKPRRLIRSIVGGFLLVGAGMLWLGAVDSLPMMCAGIALFTLGEVVLVPAEYLYIDAIAPEALKGSYYGAQNLASLGGALGPALAGALLAHGPAWLLFAVLAMLCVLGAGLALFGDRLRLQRAAPAAAADASALPASLS
- a CDS encoding SgrR family transcriptional regulator produces the protein MRLRQQYQLLYQAFGETPSQPGLPQLARLWRCSERNARLQLARMRELGWLEWQPGRGRGHRSTLRLAQTPDGLDWQQLQDMLARGQLEQAFSRLEPARQQQLLAALPAHLGAGDSGRSLRIPIPHAPLTLDPLLVNSRLESHLVRQVFDRLCRHDKQGKSLRPALAHHWESDADGRGWRFWLRPGLRFHDGAALDAETAAASLLRLKGPENPYHSLYAHLNRVDIHDAWSFSCQLDEADYLWPQRLATANASIVPQRRGADFARLPVGSGPFRVELHSPQRLKLAAFDRHYRERALLDAIELWIIPSPNEQDYHLRLEYGTQNGATMLQSACTYLLIPPGGAAIPDEQRLPLMSYLASPHPIASSEARQPALGLQPGWTHPRPVSAAPPRLSSQTLTLFHYDLPCFPSLAAALAQRLSPLGVDLVARCLTRREFFDSAAWRPQADLILCSEILHDDRDYGMYEWLSGCSTLRLGLDHAAAGRLAGEMRQLQGQPAFSARQEGYRRAGDWLVAEGWLLPLSHEKVGHRASPQLAGLQLGGNGWTDFAGLWLRA